The Bacillus sp. Marseille-Q1617 genome has a segment encoding these proteins:
- a CDS encoding NUDIX hydrolase: MQGYNVVMVYNKEMDKLLMCERLKNPYKGLSNLVGGKIENGESAIDAAYRELLEETNIFKEDIILHHLMDFTYYLQDCYVEVYAGRLKREVSVSGDENILYWSELDRNFFDMSLYAGEGNIGHMIEQVNSVKDRLFLKNATAWGERN, translated from the coding sequence TTGCAAGGTTATAATGTGGTAATGGTTTATAACAAAGAAATGGACAAGTTGTTAATGTGTGAGAGGTTGAAAAATCCTTATAAGGGATTAAGTAATTTAGTAGGCGGGAAAATCGAAAATGGAGAGTCGGCTATTGATGCTGCTTATAGGGAACTTCTTGAAGAAACCAACATCTTTAAAGAAGATATCATTCTTCATCATTTAATGGATTTTACATACTATCTTCAAGATTGTTACGTTGAGGTATATGCAGGCAGATTAAAGCGGGAAGTATCGGTTTCGGGTGATGAAAATATCCTGTATTGGTCTGAGTTGGATCGTAACTTCTTTGATATGTCCTTATATGCCGGAGAAGGAAATATTGGTCATATGATTGAGCAAGTGAACAGTGTAAAGGA